A part of Actinomycetes bacterium genomic DNA contains:
- a CDS encoding cyclic nucleotide-binding domain-containing protein, giving the protein MDEMTVGIAALERTPLFAGLDREDLQKVLGCRQRVSFERGQAIVERWDPGDAMYIIVSGAAEVDVGGRFHRLERGDFFGEMAVLASERREATVKAVEPVEALRIPAHGLQAFLLENPKVAVGMLKSLVERLREVQDRLDTWIGGVW; this is encoded by the coding sequence ATGGACGAGATGACGGTTGGGATCGCGGCCCTGGAGCGCACGCCGCTGTTTGCGGGGCTGGACCGCGAGGATCTCCAGAAGGTCCTTGGCTGCAGGCAGCGCGTCTCGTTCGAGCGTGGCCAGGCGATCGTCGAACGGTGGGACCCGGGCGACGCGATGTACATCATCGTGTCGGGTGCCGCCGAGGTGGACGTCGGCGGGCGGTTCCACCGGCTGGAGCGGGGCGACTTCTTCGGCGAGATGGCGGTGCTGGCCAGCGAGCGGCGCGAGGCGACCGTCAAGGCCGTGGAACCGGTCGAGGCGTTGCGGATCCCCGCCCACGGCCTGCAGGCCTTCCTGCTGGAGAACCCGAAGGTCGCGGTCGGCATGCTCAAGAGCCTGGTGGAGCGCCTGCGCGAGGTGCAGGATCGTCTCGACACCTGGATCGGTGGGGTCTGGTGA
- a CDS encoding cyclic nucleotide-binding domain-containing protein has protein sequence MRIESSVTSVSWLPLGAVQALPELAFASGVAHYDPPPPDQLHDPAGLLARGGARFVNELRAFIEVEDGRIAAHGHLGQGHIGSTTLRLASAGVTFPGAAFPDLRPRPQVGHGWVRFAQTAGGRTGVAAPHLLRRRPFVQLAAPTVWTTLSLTIHTDGRSDFQVIGASPFPRHWIYDHTGRLVAKSGLIDFQTWYRQSFGHHTPWGGEQSPALVTAVESAMERQLSAVIIGSHPQFVRLQPGEHLVEQGEPGGRLFLLFDGVLLVLRDGRPVTEVGPGAVLGEMALLDGGRRTATLRAVTPCRVAVVPGDRVERGMLEAVARHRHDETAA, from the coding sequence ATGCGAATCGAGTCCTCGGTCACTTCCGTTTCGTGGCTCCCGCTGGGAGCCGTCCAGGCCCTGCCCGAGCTCGCCTTCGCCAGCGGGGTCGCCCACTACGACCCGCCGCCCCCCGACCAACTCCACGACCCAGCGGGTCTGCTGGCCAGGGGCGGGGCCCGCTTCGTCAACGAGCTGCGCGCCTTCATCGAGGTGGAGGATGGGCGCATCGCTGCCCACGGACACCTGGGCCAGGGCCACATCGGCAGCACCACCCTTCGGCTGGCGTCCGCCGGGGTGACCTTCCCGGGGGCGGCCTTCCCTGACCTGCGTCCACGGCCACAGGTGGGGCACGGCTGGGTGCGCTTTGCGCAGACCGCGGGCGGCCGCACCGGCGTGGCTGCGCCCCATCTGCTGCGCCGCAGGCCGTTCGTGCAGCTGGCTGCGCCAACGGTGTGGACGACGCTGTCACTCACCATCCACACCGACGGCCGCTCCGACTTCCAGGTAATCGGCGCCAGCCCGTTCCCGCGGCACTGGATCTACGACCACACCGGCCGGCTGGTCGCCAAGAGCGGCCTGATCGACTTCCAGACCTGGTATCGGCAGTCGTTCGGGCACCACACGCCGTGGGGTGGCGAGCAGTCGCCAGCGCTGGTGACCGCGGTGGAGTCGGCCATGGAGCGGCAGCTGTCAGCCGTCATCATCGGTTCCCACCCGCAGTTTGTCCGGCTCCAGCCGGGCGAGCACCTGGTCGAGCAGGGTGAGCCTGGCGGCAGGCTGTTCTTGCTGTTCGACGGGGTGCTGTTGGTGCTGCGTGACGGCCGGCCGGTGACCGAGGTCGGGCCGGGTGCCGTCCTGGGAGAGATGGCCCTGCTGGATGGGGGGCGGCGCACGGCCACCCTGCGGGCGGTCACGCCCTGCCGGGTCGCGGTCGTGCCGGGCGACCGGGTCGAGCGGGGCATGCTGGAAGCGGTGGCAAGGCACCGCCACGACGAGACCGCTGCCTGA
- the sthA gene encoding Si-specific NAD(P)(+) transhydrogenase, producing MDDSLDMIVIGAGPAGEKAAVQAAFFGKRVAVVDRAASPGGSAVRSAGVPTMALRETASYLTGFRRRDTYGLSLQLLPSLALERLLARTAEVIATRTESVRANLDRHGVQLLRGQARLGPGPSVLVRSNGGSEHTFRAGVILIATGSRPLRPPEIPFDDPDVHDSESIIGLDRIPRSMVVIGGGPVGCEYASVFTALGVEVTLLDVADRVLPFMDTEISDVLAGAFAGMGMRLVLGSGAGRVARVGGELRVTLAGGERLHPEKVLFVAGRAGSTEGLGLQEAGVKTDARGRIVVDDTYRTTAEGVYAAGDVIGPPALASVSMEQGRVAATHAFGIPFKPALDPLPPYGVYAIPEAAMVGMTEQAARGAGIDCEVGRGWFQHSPRAQIAGATEGLIKLVFRRDDRRLLGVHIVGEIAGELIHHGQGAIGSGEPIDTFIDRTFNLPTYSETYKYAAYDGLQRLEGKQP from the coding sequence ATGGACGACTCGCTCGACATGATCGTGATCGGAGCAGGGCCGGCCGGGGAGAAGGCGGCGGTCCAGGCCGCCTTCTTCGGCAAGCGCGTGGCCGTGGTGGACAGGGCCGCAAGCCCCGGGGGGTCGGCGGTTCGCAGCGCCGGAGTCCCCACGATGGCGCTGCGGGAGACGGCCAGCTACCTCACCGGGTTCCGCAGGCGAGACACCTACGGGCTGAGCCTGCAGCTGCTTCCCTCGCTGGCCCTGGAGCGGCTCCTGGCCCGGACCGCCGAGGTGATCGCGACCAGGACGGAGTCGGTCCGGGCGAACCTGGACCGGCACGGGGTCCAACTGCTCCGCGGCCAGGCCAGGCTGGGGCCCGGTCCCTCGGTGCTCGTGCGGTCCAACGGCGGCTCCGAGCACACCTTCCGGGCCGGCGTGATCCTGATCGCCACCGGCTCGAGACCGCTCCGTCCGCCCGAGATCCCCTTCGACGACCCGGATGTGCACGATTCGGAGAGCATCATCGGGCTGGACCGGATCCCCAGGTCGATGGTGGTCATCGGCGGCGGCCCTGTGGGGTGCGAGTACGCCTCGGTGTTCACGGCGCTGGGTGTCGAGGTGACCCTGCTGGATGTGGCCGATCGCGTGCTGCCGTTCATGGACACCGAGATCTCCGACGTGCTGGCCGGGGCGTTTGCTGGCATGGGGATGCGGCTGGTGCTCGGATCGGGGGCGGGCAGGGTCGCGCGGGTCGGCGGGGAGCTGCGGGTCACGCTGGCCGGCGGGGAGCGCCTGCATCCGGAGAAGGTGTTGTTCGTGGCGGGGCGGGCGGGCAGCACCGAAGGCCTCGGGCTCCAGGAGGCCGGGGTGAAGACCGATGCCCGGGGACGGATCGTGGTGGACGATACCTACCGAACGACGGCCGAGGGGGTCTACGCGGCCGGCGACGTGATCGGCCCGCCGGCGCTGGCGTCGGTCTCCATGGAGCAGGGGCGCGTGGCGGCCACCCACGCCTTTGGGATCCCCTTCAAACCGGCCCTGGACCCCCTGCCCCCCTACGGCGTCTACGCCATCCCCGAGGCTGCGATGGTGGGGATGACCGAGCAAGCGGCCAGGGGGGCGGGCATCGACTGCGAGGTGGGGCGGGGATGGTTCCAGCACAGTCCCCGGGCCCAGATCGCCGGGGCGACGGAGGGGCTGATCAAGCTGGTCTTCCGGCGCGACGACCGTCGCCTGCTCGGGGTCCACATCGTCGGCGAGATCGCCGGGGAGCTGATCCACCACGGCCAGGGCGCCATCGGCTCCGGCGAGCCCATCGACACCTTCATCGACCGGACCTTCAACCTCCCCACCTACAGCGAGACGTACAAGTACGCCGCCTATGACGGGCTGCAACGACTCGAGGGCAAGCAGCCATGA
- a CDS encoding adenylate/guanylate cyclase domain-containing protein produces MGALSASELADLAGVTEAEVDRLVGLGILVARDGAGPFLAADAQKVRLATACERAGLPMDGIASAIRAGRLSFSFLEAAPYRRWAVHSARTYRQVSQETGIPLDTLGSALESMGFARMAPDEPIREDELEIVPLLRLGFSSGLFDLAWTTRLGRAHAEGLRLVAAAWADIYHARFEGAVLASGADQRTAMEVAAQLSVDFLPLADPALLAIYRRQQELVWTEDLVERIESELEAAGVLGRPGRVPAMSFLDLVGYTRLTEEQGDRAAAELAASLAVLVDRFSREHGGVPVKWLGDGVMVHFREPAGAVLSALRMVEQLPQAGLPPGHVGVAAGPVVVQGGDYFGRTVNLAARIAARAGAGQVLVSDSVVESASPTGVSFVELGRLRLKGIARPVRVLEARGT; encoded by the coding sequence ATGGGTGCGCTGTCGGCATCCGAGCTGGCCGACCTGGCGGGCGTGACGGAGGCCGAGGTCGACCGCCTGGTCGGCCTGGGCATCCTGGTGGCCAGGGACGGAGCTGGCCCGTTCCTGGCGGCCGACGCGCAGAAGGTCCGCTTGGCCACGGCGTGCGAGCGGGCCGGGCTGCCGATGGACGGGATCGCGTCGGCGATCCGGGCGGGCCGGCTGTCGTTCAGCTTCCTGGAGGCCGCCCCGTACCGGCGGTGGGCGGTGCACTCGGCGCGGACCTACCGGCAGGTCAGCCAGGAGACAGGCATCCCGCTGGACACGCTCGGCAGCGCCCTGGAGTCCATGGGCTTTGCCCGGATGGCACCCGACGAGCCGATCAGGGAGGACGAGCTGGAGATCGTGCCGCTGCTGCGGCTCGGCTTTTCCAGTGGGCTCTTCGACCTGGCCTGGACGACCCGGCTCGGCCGGGCCCACGCGGAGGGCCTGCGGCTGGTCGCCGCGGCCTGGGCCGACATCTACCACGCGCGGTTCGAGGGGGCGGTGCTGGCGTCCGGCGCCGACCAGCGGACGGCCATGGAGGTGGCCGCCCAGCTGAGCGTCGACTTCCTGCCGCTGGCAGACCCCGCGCTGCTGGCCATCTACCGCAGGCAGCAGGAGCTGGTGTGGACCGAGGACCTGGTCGAGCGCATCGAGAGCGAGCTCGAAGCGGCGGGGGTGCTGGGGCGGCCCGGGCGGGTCCCGGCGATGTCGTTCCTGGACCTGGTGGGCTACACGCGGCTCACCGAAGAGCAGGGCGACCGGGCCGCGGCCGAGCTGGCCGCATCCCTGGCGGTGCTGGTCGATCGGTTCTCGCGCGAGCACGGCGGGGTGCCGGTGAAGTGGCTGGGCGACGGGGTGATGGTCCACTTCCGGGAGCCGGCGGGGGCGGTGCTGTCGGCGCTGCGCATGGTGGAGCAGCTCCCCCAGGCCGGCCTGCCGCCGGGGCATGTCGGGGTGGCGGCCGGGCCGGTGGTGGTCCAGGGTGGCGACTACTTCGGCCGCACCGTGAACCTGGCCGCCCGGATCGCCGCCCGCGCCGGCGCGGGGCAGGTCCTGGTCAGCGACAGCGTGGTCGAGTCGGCCTCGCCCACGGGCGTGAGCTTCGTGGAGCTCGGCAGGCTGCGGCTCAAGGGGATCGCCCGTCCGGTACGGGTGCTGGAGGCCCGCGGCACGTGA
- a CDS encoding AAA family ATPase translates to MFQQQVPFVGRDADLRLLELVMGRAAAGAGSVVLISGEAGIGKTRLCQELSRSHRGRGGLVLLGRAFPEEAALSFGAVADALRAARRGEPPLWQAALARASVLWAVAPELAATREVERRSFDHPVLFEALLDTVDEAAGDRVTLWVLEDLHWADEATWEFVRYAARRVAAMGLVLGVTYREEEIGAAHPWWASLVRLQRDPSVLRVSLERLSAADGERLVRALVPSLPQGLVGTIVQRSAGTPLLVEELASLAARSGALPALPDIVRATVQERAQRLGPAARDLLEVAAVAGLEVDQDLLGSLRPEPPADALVWAGLLEREDGRLRFRHPLLQEAAYQAVPPERRRAIHQELAEALARSGAHPVERVAGHLERAGQPQAALSVLEGDAEEAWKAGNVGHSATLHLAALQLARRHASLVPRRAGLEEAAIRELFLAGRWTELDPLVRDAWSRRDRLPLHERAWLANVLAVHLFWTGAVGEALALIEQELAHLEHHDALDQGAMLLAQAGFVAGFLGDDQQARRHTERALEIARRTSDVEAECRARYTHIYIGYQQDRDRQAAIARSHDTAAFARAHGLTASEATALFSVAQYTATIEDAEAAQQAAERAGAWDYANLAQLLWGTVLLLRGRADDAEAIFVRVGPEIRFSRPASPVPWVDAAEAFLHLHRGDLEETRRILHRPGASQAARSTVRVADRAAALGWLAWEEGRWEEAAEQLAHSIDSWVGGWQLMVGGPMFLPLHVDALLRLGRLADATTIVEAAASSQREPPRFFAAALAVARFRLGPTPERAAQAQSLSTAAPWPWLGALVGCWRGELLGDQQAAQAARALFERIGADLGVQRTERVLRRLGVWPPSDAGAAGPLSPRELEVAGLVAEGLSNPAIARRLYLSRPTIAHHVAHILTKLGFASRAQIAAWVVQQRSGGGG, encoded by the coding sequence GTGTTCCAGCAGCAGGTTCCATTCGTCGGCCGGGATGCGGATCTCCGGCTGCTCGAGCTCGTCATGGGCCGCGCTGCGGCGGGGGCCGGCAGCGTCGTGCTGATCTCCGGCGAGGCGGGGATCGGCAAGACGCGGCTGTGTCAAGAGCTCAGCCGCTCCCACCGGGGCCGAGGTGGTCTGGTCCTGCTGGGACGGGCCTTCCCTGAGGAGGCGGCGCTGTCGTTTGGCGCCGTCGCGGATGCGCTCAGGGCGGCCAGGCGAGGCGAGCCGCCGCTGTGGCAGGCAGCGTTGGCCCGGGCGTCGGTGTTGTGGGCGGTCGCACCCGAGTTGGCTGCGACGCGGGAGGTGGAGCGCCGCTCCTTCGACCATCCGGTGCTGTTCGAGGCGTTGCTGGACACCGTGGACGAGGCCGCCGGTGACCGCGTGACGCTGTGGGTCTTGGAGGACCTGCACTGGGCGGACGAGGCGACGTGGGAGTTTGTGCGGTATGCGGCGCGGCGGGTTGCGGCGATGGGTCTGGTCCTGGGCGTCACCTACCGTGAGGAGGAGATCGGTGCGGCCCACCCCTGGTGGGCGAGCCTGGTCCGGCTGCAACGGGATCCCAGCGTGCTGCGTGTCTCGCTTGAGCGGCTGTCGGCTGCGGACGGGGAGCGGCTGGTCCGCGCCCTGGTGCCGTCGCTGCCGCAGGGGCTGGTGGGCACGATCGTCCAGCGAAGCGCCGGCACGCCGCTGCTGGTCGAGGAGCTGGCGAGCCTGGCCGCACGTTCGGGTGCGCTTCCGGCCCTGCCGGACATCGTGCGGGCCACCGTCCAGGAGCGGGCGCAGCGTCTGGGCCCTGCCGCACGCGACCTGCTGGAGGTGGCGGCGGTGGCCGGCCTGGAGGTGGACCAGGACCTGCTCGGGTCCTTGCGGCCTGAGCCGCCAGCGGATGCGCTGGTGTGGGCGGGGCTGCTGGAGCGGGAGGATGGGCGTCTGCGCTTCCGCCATCCGCTGCTGCAGGAGGCGGCCTACCAGGCTGTCCCGCCCGAGCGACGGCGCGCCATCCACCAGGAGCTCGCCGAGGCGCTGGCCCGCAGCGGCGCGCACCCGGTCGAGCGCGTCGCCGGCCACCTGGAGCGCGCCGGGCAGCCTCAGGCCGCGCTGTCGGTCCTCGAGGGGGACGCCGAGGAGGCATGGAAGGCCGGGAACGTGGGCCACAGCGCCACGCTGCATCTTGCAGCGCTGCAGCTGGCTCGCAGGCATGCATCGCTGGTCCCCCGCCGGGCTGGTCTGGAGGAGGCGGCGATCCGCGAGCTGTTTTTGGCAGGGCGCTGGACGGAGCTTGATCCGCTGGTCCGGGACGCCTGGTCCCGGCGCGATCGTCTGCCCCTGCACGAGCGGGCATGGCTGGCGAACGTGCTGGCTGTGCACTTGTTCTGGACGGGCGCCGTCGGCGAAGCGCTGGCCCTGATCGAGCAGGAACTGGCGCATCTGGAACACCACGACGCGCTCGATCAGGGGGCCATGCTGCTCGCCCAGGCCGGATTCGTCGCCGGGTTCCTCGGCGATGACCAGCAGGCCCGGCGGCACACCGAGCGGGCACTGGAGATCGCCCGGCGCACCAGCGACGTGGAGGCCGAGTGCCGCGCGCGATACACCCACATCTACATCGGCTACCAGCAGGATCGCGACCGGCAGGCCGCCATCGCCCGATCCCATGACACCGCCGCCTTCGCCCGCGCGCACGGTCTGACCGCCAGCGAGGCGACCGCCCTGTTCTCTGTGGCGCAGTACACGGCGACGATCGAGGACGCCGAGGCGGCCCAGCAGGCCGCGGAGCGCGCCGGGGCCTGGGACTACGCGAACCTGGCGCAGCTGCTGTGGGGTACCGTCCTGCTGTTGCGGGGACGGGCCGACGACGCCGAGGCCATTTTCGTGCGCGTGGGTCCGGAGATCCGGTTCTCAAGGCCGGCCTCACCCGTCCCCTGGGTCGACGCCGCTGAGGCATTCCTGCACCTGCACCGGGGCGATCTGGAGGAAACCCGGCGGATCCTGCACCGACCCGGCGCGAGTCAGGCCGCCCGCAGTACCGTTCGGGTTGCCGATCGCGCTGCGGCGCTGGGATGGCTGGCGTGGGAGGAAGGTCGGTGGGAGGAGGCCGCCGAGCAGCTGGCCCACTCGATCGATTCCTGGGTCGGCGGCTGGCAGCTCATGGTCGGGGGCCCCATGTTCCTGCCATTGCACGTCGACGCGCTCCTGCGGCTGGGCCGGCTCGCCGATGCGACGACCATCGTCGAGGCGGCGGCGTCCAGCCAGCGCGAGCCGCCGCGGTTCTTCGCTGCGGCGCTGGCCGTGGCCCGGTTCCGGCTTGGACCAACGCCCGAGCGGGCGGCCCAGGCCCAGTCGCTGTCGACCGCGGCGCCGTGGCCGTGGCTTGGCGCGCTGGTTGGGTGCTGGCGCGGTGAGCTGCTCGGGGACCAGCAGGCGGCGCAGGCCGCGCGTGCGCTGTTCGAGCGGATCGGCGCCGACCTTGGCGTCCAGCGGACAGAGCGGGTCCTGCGACGCCTGGGTGTGTGGCCGCCCAGCGACGCTGGCGCGGCCGGCCCGCTGTCGCCTCGCGAGCTGGAGGTGGCCGGACTGGTGGCCGAAGGCCTGTCCAACCCCGCGATCGCGCGGCGGCTGTACCTGAGCCGCCCGACCATCGCCCACCACGTGGCGCACATCCTGACCAAGCTGGGCTTTGCCTCACGGGCACAGATCGCCGCGTGGGTGGTCCAGCAGCGCAGCGGCGGGGGTGGCTGA
- a CDS encoding carboxylic ester hydrolase, with product MRPLEILLLVADLVAFLLLVVPLPGRARGLRRAAPIVLLAMGAQLLVEGPRWQLVPAYALAGLFFLVWLLQTVKPAGRPTGRSRTRRLAAGLGVGLGVLGLAVAVALPIVLPVFGFPHPTGQYAIGTVTYHWVDAGRPEVFTADPHDRRELMVQLWYPAKADPSAPRAAYIQDADAVAPALARAFHLPGFAFGHFKYITTNAIPSAPVAADQASYPALIFLHGFSGLRQHNTFQVEELVSHGYIVAAIDQPYAAALVVFPDGRQAVGLSRDQMKPLVRASYTPVETAPTLNGQTFNDGIVPYLAQDARLTLDQLAALNQADPNGILTGRLDLQRAGIFGISLGGIVGAETCRLEPRLRACLVLDAPMPTDVVQAGLQQPTMWITRDAETMRLEGWPKTEIDEHQTTMRAVFQSLPGDGYFVRVRGMFHLNLTDYPLVSPLMPLTGITGPIGAQRAHRIISAYPLAFFDRHLKGRPATLLDGPAAQYPDVALETRRPFSAH from the coding sequence ATGAGACCTCTTGAGATCCTGCTGCTGGTTGCCGATCTGGTGGCCTTCTTGCTGTTGGTGGTCCCGTTGCCCGGCAGGGCACGCGGGCTGCGGCGTGCGGCGCCGATCGTGCTGCTGGCAATGGGCGCGCAGCTGCTGGTGGAGGGTCCGCGCTGGCAGCTGGTCCCGGCGTACGCGCTGGCCGGGCTGTTCTTCCTGGTCTGGCTGCTGCAGACCGTCAAACCGGCGGGCAGGCCCACCGGACGAAGCCGGACCAGGCGGCTTGCCGCCGGCCTGGGTGTCGGGCTGGGCGTCCTCGGGCTGGCGGTGGCTGTCGCGCTGCCGATCGTTCTCCCCGTGTTCGGCTTCCCGCATCCGACCGGGCAATATGCGATTGGCACGGTGACCTACCACTGGGTGGATGCTGGCCGTCCGGAGGTCTTCACCGCCGACCCGCATGACCGTCGTGAGCTGATGGTGCAGCTCTGGTATCCCGCCAAGGCAGACCCATCAGCGCCGCGCGCCGCCTACATCCAGGATGCTGATGCTGTTGCGCCGGCGCTGGCGCGGGCGTTCCATCTGCCGGGGTTCGCCTTCGGGCACTTTAAATACATCACCACCAACGCGATCCCGTCCGCGCCCGTGGCAGCTGACCAGGCCAGCTACCCGGCGCTGATCTTCTTGCACGGGTTTTCCGGCCTCCGCCAGCACAACACCTTCCAGGTCGAGGAGCTGGTCTCGCACGGCTACATCGTCGCGGCCATCGATCAGCCGTATGCCGCCGCGTTGGTGGTCTTCCCGGATGGACGCCAGGCGGTCGGGCTGTCGCGGGACCAAATGAAGCCCCTGGTCCGGGCGAGCTACACCCCGGTCGAAACAGCGCCGACACTTAACGGCCAGACATTCAACGACGGCATCGTGCCTTATCTGGCGCAAGACGCCCGCCTCACGCTGGATCAGCTCGCCGCCCTGAACCAAGCCGACCCAAACGGCATCCTGACCGGGCGGCTGGACCTGCAGCGTGCCGGCATCTTCGGCATCTCGCTGGGCGGCATCGTGGGCGCCGAAACCTGCCGGCTGGAGCCACGCTTGCGGGCCTGCCTGGTGCTGGATGCTCCCATGCCGACCGACGTGGTCCAGGCCGGCTTGCAGCAGCCAACGATGTGGATCACCCGGGATGCCGAAACCATGCGGCTCGAAGGTTGGCCAAAGACAGAAATCGATGAACACCAGACCACCATGCGGGCGGTATTCCAGAGCCTGCCGGGAGATGGTTACTTCGTGCGGGTGCGCGGCATGTTCCACCTCAACCTGACCGACTACCCGCTGGTTTCGCCTCTCATGCCCTTGACGGGCATCACCGGGCCGATCGGCGCGCAACGGGCGCACCGCATCATCAGTGCGTACCCGCTGGCGTTCTTCGACCGCCACCTGAAGGGCCGGCCGGCGACACTGCTCGATGGCCCGGCGGCACAATATCCCGACGTGGCCTTGGAAACCCGCCGACCGTTTTCCGCGCACTGA